The following coding sequences lie in one Oceanicola sp. 502str15 genomic window:
- a CDS encoding transporter substrate-binding domain-containing protein, with protein sequence MKYAAAAVFASLFVTPVVAQDLPDLQGREITVVTENAYPPLQYMDGGEAVGWEYDALAEIASRINMSVAYENISWDAMIPAVSEGQYDMGMTGITIRDDRKEMVDFSDAYMRSEMVMLVRGDEERFNDAASFAGDDDLLVAAQPGTTPFYVAVYDVLDGDEANPRVKLFETFGAGVQALRAGDVDLVLTDGTAGEGYVAASEGALKIVGEKLGTEDFGFIFPKGSDLVAPINAAIASMAADGTLEALNKKWFLDTKLGE encoded by the coding sequence ATGAAATATGCCGCCGCCGCCGTCTTTGCCTCGCTCTTCGTGACCCCTGTGGTTGCGCAGGATCTGCCCGATCTTCAGGGCCGGGAGATCACCGTTGTGACCGAAAACGCCTATCCGCCGCTGCAATACATGGACGGGGGCGAGGCCGTGGGCTGGGAGTATGATGCGCTGGCGGAGATCGCCAGCCGGATCAACATGAGCGTGGCCTATGAGAACATCAGCTGGGATGCGATGATTCCGGCGGTCTCGGAAGGGCAATACGACATGGGGATGACGGGCATCACCATTCGGGACGACCGCAAGGAGATGGTGGATTTCTCCGATGCCTACATGCGCTCTGAAATGGTGATGCTGGTGCGCGGCGACGAGGAGCGGTTCAACGATGCGGCGAGCTTTGCGGGGGATGACGACCTGCTGGTGGCCGCCCAGCCCGGCACCACGCCGTTTTACGTAGCGGTCTACGATGTGCTGGATGGCGATGAGGCGAACCCGCGGGTGAAGCTGTTCGAGACCTTCGGCGCGGGCGTTCAGGCGCTGCGGGCGGGCGATGTGGACCTTGTGCTGACCGATGGCACGGCGGGCGAGGGTTATGTGGCGGCCTCGGAGGGCGCGCTGAAGATCGTGGGCGAGAAGCTGGGGACCGAGGATTTCGGCTTCATCTTCCCCAAGGGCTCCGACCTTGTGGCGCCGATCAATGCCGCGATTGCCTCGATGGCGGCGGATGGCACGCTGGAGGCGCTGAACAAGAAATGGTTTCTTGATACCAAGCTCGGCGAGTGA
- a CDS encoding DMT family transporter yields the protein MSSWITSLEGTEAGHTAALALALLAALLHAVFGALQKGRHDPWMSRGAIDFCYGAMAAPFALFVVPWPEPHMWAIFAGAFVIHVGYKIAQAMTYTRGAYTVVYPVVRGTGPLFAVIGAGIIFGEHFTLGQWAGVGVLLAGIYGLAAYNLRTITLQRDTMVAALGLAVLTGLFVALYTTYDAYGIRATADPFTFLAWFFMIDGLGFAPWVALIRYRRMESPPTLGPLMARGMIGGVVAFFSFGAVMLATRLDKVGEAAVLRETSTVFAALIGWLLLGERVGPRRLALMALIAAGAVIVEMAG from the coding sequence ATGAGTTCCTGGATCACATCTCTCGAAGGCACCGAGGCGGGCCATACGGCGGCGCTGGCTCTGGCCTTGCTGGCGGCCTTGTTGCATGCGGTGTTCGGGGCGCTTCAGAAGGGGCGGCATGATCCGTGGATGAGCCGGGGGGCGATCGACTTTTGCTATGGCGCGATGGCCGCGCCCTTTGCGCTGTTCGTGGTGCCATGGCCCGAGCCGCATATGTGGGCGATCTTTGCCGGGGCCTTCGTGATCCATGTTGGCTACAAGATCGCGCAGGCGATGACCTACACGCGCGGGGCCTATACGGTGGTTTACCCGGTGGTGCGGGGGACCGGGCCGCTCTTTGCCGTGATCGGGGCGGGGATCATCTTTGGCGAGCACTTCACGCTCGGGCAATGGGCCGGGGTGGGGGTGCTGCTGGCGGGGATCTACGGGCTGGCGGCCTACAACCTGCGCACCATCACGCTGCAACGCGACACCATGGTGGCCGCCCTCGGCCTTGCGGTGCTGACCGGCCTCTTCGTGGCGCTCTACACCACCTATGACGCCTATGGCATTCGGGCCACCGCCGACCCGTTCACCTTTCTGGCGTGGTTCTTCATGATCGACGGGCTGGGCTTTGCGCCCTGGGTCGCGCTGATCCGCTACCGGCGGATGGAGAGCCCGCCCACGCTGGGGCCGCTGATGGCGCGGGGGATGATCGGGGGCGTGGTGGCGTTTTTCTCCTTCGGGGCGGTGATGCTGGCCACCCGGCTCGACAAGGTGGGGGAGGCGGCGGTGCTGCGCGAGACCTCGACGGTCTTTGCCGCGCTCATCGGGTGGCTTCTGCTCGGCGAGCGGGTGGGGCCGCGACGTTTGGCCCTTATGGCCTTGATCGCTGCCGGTGCGGTGATAGTTGAGATGGCAGGTTAG
- a CDS encoding ABC transporter permease subunit, with protein MRERPGEKDFPWWLVILAVTGAVLFGRVIADELYSDVLATLMKGVGITVFVTLVGFSLATLLGLLVAMASLSRWIVARQVARLYVEIVRGVPILVLLLYVAFVVAPALVWAVNWALTALGGEGIRTRDFSLLWRAIIALTIGYSAFIAEVFRAGLLAVDEGQIEAAEALGLSPWQRFRLVRLPQALRTILPPLGNDFIAMIKDSSLVSVLGVTDITQLGKVTSAGNFRYFETYNVVALLYLVMTVTLSLALRRLEKRLGAGR; from the coding sequence GTGAGGGAGCGGCCCGGCGAGAAGGACTTTCCGTGGTGGCTGGTGATCCTGGCCGTCACGGGGGCGGTGCTGTTTGGGCGGGTGATCGCGGACGAGCTTTATTCCGATGTGCTGGCGACCCTGATGAAGGGTGTCGGCATCACGGTTTTCGTGACCTTGGTGGGGTTTTCTCTAGCCACGCTGCTTGGGCTGCTGGTGGCCATGGCCTCGCTGTCGCGCTGGATCGTGGCGCGGCAGGTGGCGCGGCTTTACGTGGAGATCGTGCGGGGCGTGCCGATATTGGTGCTGCTGCTCTACGTCGCCTTCGTGGTCGCCCCGGCGCTGGTTTGGGCGGTGAACTGGGCGCTGACCGCGCTCGGGGGCGAGGGGATCAGGACGCGGGATTTTTCGTTGCTCTGGCGGGCGATCATTGCGCTGACCATCGGATATTCGGCCTTCATCGCCGAGGTGTTTCGGGCCGGGTTGCTGGCGGTGGACGAGGGGCAGATCGAGGCGGCGGAGGCGCTGGGGCTTTCGCCATGGCAGCGGTTCCGGCTGGTGCGGTTGCCGCAGGCGCTGCGGACCATCCTGCCGCCGCTGGGCAATGACTTCATCGCGATGATCAAGGATTCGAGCCTCGTGTCGGTGCTGGGGGTGACGGATATCACCCAGCTCGGGAAGGTCACATCGGCGGGGAATTTCCGGTATTTCGAGACCTACAATGTGGTGGCGCTGCTCTATCTCGTGATGACGGTGACGCTCTCGCTGGCGCTTCGGCGGCTGGAGAAGCGGCTGGGGGCGGGGCGGTAG
- a CDS encoding MgtC/SapB family protein, which yields MVATPSEVSRNLSRYTTTRNAPPHLPGTAGPGGELCQQTHREGAIIDTIASELTGTFAGVPPLTAFLRLLAAALLGGIIGLEREWREKPAGLRTHMLVSLAAALFIIVSQQLARLSFGVDEGMRVDPLRLVEAVTAGVAFLAAGIIFTKGDTVKNTTTGASMWLAGGVGLACGAGQMPLAAMATAITVVVLSVLRYLVRAVDD from the coding sequence ATGGTGGCGACTCCCAGTGAGGTTTCCCGAAACCTTAGCCGATACACCACCACGCGCAACGCGCCCCCGCACCTGCCCGGAACCGCCGGGCCGGGGGGCGAGTTATGTCAGCAGACACATCGGGAGGGGGCCATCATCGACACCATCGCATCCGAACTGACAGGCACCTTCGCCGGCGTCCCGCCCCTCACCGCCTTCCTCCGCCTGCTCGCCGCCGCCCTGCTCGGCGGCATCATCGGGCTGGAGCGCGAATGGCGCGAAAAGCCCGCAGGGCTGCGCACCCATATGCTGGTGTCGCTGGCCGCCGCGCTCTTCATCATCGTCAGCCAGCAGCTCGCGCGGCTGTCCTTCGGCGTCGATGAGGGGATGCGGGTCGACCCGCTACGCCTTGTCGAGGCAGTCACGGCGGGCGTCGCCTTCCTCGCGGCAGGGATCATCTTCACCAAGGGCGACACGGTGAAAAACACCACCACGGGCGCCTCCATGTGGCTTGCAGGTGGCGTCGGCCTCGCCTGCGGCGCGGGCCAGATGCCGCTGGCCGCCATGGCCACCGCCATCACGGTCGTGGTGCTCTCGGTGCTGCGCTACCTCGTGCGCGCCGTGGATGACTAG